The stretch of DNA AGGGAGAGATGCCATCAGGATCGCCCGGACGGGCAGCGACCGGTCCGGGTACCGCAGGCCCCGGTCGGAAAGAAGGTGGTCCACGGTCTTACAACCGCGATCCCCGCGCTCCGGTCCGACAGCGGACTCAGAGAAGCGCGAGACCGGAACAGTCCGGTAGATGGTATTCAACCTTCGGGTCCCAGCGCCGCCGGCGCTGGGGCCCTCGACGTGCGCTCTAGGGAGAGAAGGAAGACAAGCGCTTGACCCGTTTCGGTGACCGGTTCGACGATGACGACTACCCCGCCTACACCATGGGGCGCGCGGCGGAGATGATCGGCACCACGCCGGCGTTCCTGCGCGCTCTGGGCGATGCCGAGCTGATCACGCCGCTGCGCTCGGCCGGAGGCCACCGCCGCTACTCGCGCTACCAGCTGCGCATCGCCGCGCGCGCCCGCGAGCTGGTGGACCAGGGCACGCCGATCGAGGCCGCGTGCAGGATCATCATCCTGGAGGACCAGCTGGAGGAGGCGCTGCGCATCAACGAGCGGCTCCGCTCCGAGCAGAAGTCGAAGAGCTGACCCCGGCCCACTCCAGACGGCAGGATGCGAGCGCCTCTTCCCGAGGGAAGG from Nocardiopsis composta encodes:
- a CDS encoding helix-turn-helix domain-containing protein, which gives rise to MGRAAEMIGTTPAFLRALGDAELITPLRSAGGHRRYSRYQLRIAARARELVDQGTPIEAACRIIILEDQLEEALRINERLRSEQKSKS